The following coding sequences are from one Ornithorhynchus anatinus isolate Pmale09 chromosome 18, mOrnAna1.pri.v4, whole genome shotgun sequence window:
- the DMAP1 gene encoding DNA methyltransferase 1-associated protein 1, translated as MSAGADVRDILELGGELESPGTISKKDIINSDKKKSKKSSETLTFKRPEGMHREVYALLYSDKKDAPPLLPSDTTQGYRTVKAKLGSKKVRPWKWMPFTNPARKDGAMFYHWRRVAEEGKDYPFARFNKAVQVPVYSEQEYQLYLHDDAWTKAETDHLFDLSRRFDLRFVVIHDRYDHQQFKKRSVEDLKERYYHICAKLANVRAVPGTDLKMPVFDAGHERRRKEQLERLYNRTPEQVAEEEYLIQELRKIETRKKEREKRTQDLQKLITAADTTTEQRRTERKAPKKKLPQKKETEKPAVPETAGIKFPDFKSAGVTLRSQRMKLPSSVGQKKIKALEQMLLELGVDLSPMPTEELVQMFNELRSDLVLLYELKQACANCEYELQMLRHRHEALARAGGLAGPPSTEPPTADGTAGPEQARADGRDSGVDVVGAPLTPNSRKRRESASSSSSVKKVKKP; from the exons ATGTCGGCGGGAGCAGACGTGCGGGACATCCTGGAGCTGGGCGGGGAGCTGGAGAGCCCCGGCACCATCAGCAAGAAGGACATCATCAACTCGGACaag aaaaAATCCAAGAAGTCATCGGAGACGCTGACGTTCAAGAGGCCCGAGGGAATGCACCGGGAGGTCTACGCCCTGCTCTACTCTGACAAAAA GGACGCGcccccactgctgcccagcgaCACCACCCAGGGCTACCGCACCGTGAAGGCCAAGCTGGGCTCCAAGAAGGTGCGGCCCTGGAAGTGGATGCCCTTCACCAACCCCGCCCGCAAGGATGGTGCCATGTTCTACCACTGGCGGCGAGTGGCCGAGGAGGGCAAGGACTACCCCTTTGCCAGGTTCAATAAG GCGGTGCAGGTGCCGGTGTACTCGGAGCAGGAATACCAGCTGTACCTGCACGACGACGCCTGGACCAAAGCCGAGACCGACCACCTCTTCGACCTGAGCCGCCGCTTCGACCTGCGCTTCGTCGTCATCCACGACCGCTACGACCACCAGCAGTTCAAG AAGCGTTCGGTGGAGGACCTGAAGGAACGCTACTATCACATCTGTGCCAAGCTGGCCAACGTCCGGGCCGTGCCGGGCACCGACCTCAAGATGCCCGTGTTCGACGCCGGTCACGAGAGGCGCCGCAAAGAGCAGCTGGAGCGGCTCTACAACCGCACCCCAGAGCAG GTGGCAGAAGAGGAGTACCTGATCCAGGAGCTGCGCAAGATCGAGACGCGGAAGAAGGAGCGGGAGAAGCGCACGCAGGACCTGCAGAAGCTCATCACGGCGGCGGACACCACCACCGAGCAGCGGCGCACCGAGCGCAAGGCCCCCAAGAAGAAGCTGCCCCAGAAGAAGGAGACGGAGAAGCCG GCTGTTCCCGAGACGGCCGGCATCAAGTTTCCAGACTTCAAGTCTGCGGGTGTCACACTGCGCAGCCAGAGG ATGAAGCTGCCCAGCTCGGTGGGACAGAAGAAGATTAAAGCCCTGGAGCAGATGCtgctggagctgggagtgg atcTGAGCCCGATGCCGACGGAGGAGCTGGTGCAGATGTTCAACGAGCTGCGTAGCGACCTGGTGCTGCTGTACGAGCTGAAGCAGGCCTGTGCCAACTGCGAGTACGAGCTCCAGATGCTGCGGCACCGACACGAGGCCCTGGCCCGGGCCGGCGGCCTCGCGGGACCCCCCAGCACCGAGCCCCCCACCGCCGACGGAACCGCGGGGCCCGAGCAGGCCCGGGCGGACGGCAGGGACTCCGGCGTCGACGTGGTGGGAGCCCCGCTCACCCCCAACTCG AGGAAGCGACGGGAATCGGCCTCCAGCTCGTCCTCCGTCAAGAAGGTGAagaagccgtga